In one Babylonia areolata isolate BAREFJ2019XMU chromosome 12, ASM4173473v1, whole genome shotgun sequence genomic region, the following are encoded:
- the LOC143288059 gene encoding uncharacterized protein LOC143288059, whose translation MKLLSIVCVSLAGLLLQPAAVWGQALTYDESLLRKYAEASQHLRNGLWRDQDVLWAEITSVINEKQAVETYISDQINAALSLLSDTWDRVSDMHLAANKILTPMTLAEASNPYVGSEPQYNKVVLDHGMGYDPITGKVAITKTGVYMLDFKLQTEDNRGCNSDIIILNSAGFAKHLINTYHDWEVSPYFCMLSLEVGDEVQFFTFDDSNSYYSSSAVTSGPATQFNLRYLG comes from the exons ATGAAGCTTCTGAGCATCGTCTGTGTGAGTCTGGCAGGGCTGTTGCTGCAGCCAGCCGCCGTGTGGGGTCAGGCCTTGACTTACGACGAGTCCCTGCTCCGGAAATACGCCGAGGCCTCCCAGCACCTGAGGAACGGGCTTTGGAGAGACCAGGATGTTCTATGGGCTGAGATTACCTCCGTCATTAAT GAAAAGCAGGCTGTGGAGACTTACATCAGTGACCAGATAAACGCTGCTCTCAGCTTGTTGTCTGACACCTGGGACCGTGTGTCGGACATGCACCTGGCCGCCAACAAAATCCTCA CTCCCATGACGCTGGCTGAGGCTTCCAATCCTTACGTCGGCTCAGAGCcccagtacaacaaggtggtgcTGGACCACGGCATGGGGTACGACCCGATCACGGGCAAGGTGGCCATCACCAAGACTGGCGTCTACATGCTGGACTTCAAACTGCAGACGGAAGACAATAGGGGCTGCAACAGCGACATCATCATCCTCAATTCCGCGGGGTTTGCCAAGCACCTGATTAACACATACCACG ACTGGGAGGTCAGTCCTTACTTCTGCATGCTTAGCCTGGAGGTCGGAGACGAGGTGCAGTTCTTCACATTCGACGATTCCAACAGTTACTACTCCTCCAGCGCAGTCACAAGCGGACCAGCCACGCAGTTCAACCTGCGCTACCTAGGATAG